The proteins below come from a single Thermopolyspora flexuosa genomic window:
- a CDS encoding GNAT family N-acetyltransferase, with the protein MLRTSASRVLDDSDREEVLRILDADPIANVFVASRVRAVGLSPPRLGGQMWGYGSRGELTALCYAGANLVPVNAGPEAINAFAERARRQGRRCSSIVGPAASVELLWERLEPYWGPARAIRWSQPVMATSSPPKVAPDPLVRRVRPEDFDVVLPACVAMFTEEVGVSPDVGDGGALYRSRVAELIRIGRSYARIEDGQVVFKAEIGAVTPQACQIQGVWVHPERRGQGYGAAGMAAVVEQALKHFAPLVTLYVNDFNLPARAVYRKVGFEEVGTFMSVLF; encoded by the coding sequence ATGCTGCGTACTTCGGCGTCGCGCGTGCTGGACGACAGCGATCGCGAAGAGGTGCTCCGCATCCTCGACGCCGACCCGATCGCCAACGTGTTCGTCGCGTCCCGGGTGCGGGCGGTCGGCCTCAGCCCGCCCCGGCTCGGCGGCCAGATGTGGGGGTACGGCTCGCGCGGCGAGCTGACCGCGCTCTGCTACGCCGGGGCGAACCTGGTGCCGGTGAACGCCGGCCCGGAGGCGATCAACGCCTTCGCCGAGCGCGCCCGGCGGCAGGGGCGGCGCTGCTCGTCGATCGTCGGCCCGGCCGCGTCGGTGGAGCTGCTGTGGGAGCGGCTGGAGCCGTACTGGGGCCCGGCGCGCGCGATCCGCTGGTCCCAGCCGGTGATGGCCACCTCCTCGCCGCCGAAGGTGGCGCCGGACCCGCTGGTGCGCCGGGTGCGGCCGGAGGACTTCGACGTCGTGCTGCCGGCCTGCGTGGCGATGTTCACCGAGGAGGTGGGCGTCTCGCCGGACGTCGGTGACGGGGGCGCGCTCTACCGGTCCCGGGTCGCCGAGCTGATCCGCATCGGCCGCTCGTACGCACGCATCGAGGACGGCCAGGTCGTGTTCAAGGCCGAGATCGGCGCGGTGACCCCGCAGGCCTGCCAGATCCAGGGCGTGTGGGTGCACCCGGAGCGCCGCGGCCAGGGGTACGGCGCGGCGGGCATGGCCGCCGTGGTCGAGCAGGCGCTGAAGCACTTCGCCCCGCTCGTCACGCTCTATGTGAACGACTTCAACCTTCCGGCCCGCGCCGTCTACCGCAAGGTCGGCTTCGAAGAGGTCGGCACCTTCATGTCGGTGCTGTTCTGA
- a CDS encoding alpha/beta hydrolase yields MKRVIAVATGATVLATGLGWTAGAEAYGAAGRAAGAGAAPKALRWGACDKVGAGSGERKAECATVEVPLDHSDPSGRRLRLALNRFRATGPRSARLGVLLVNPGGPGASGRELAAYVAAHLPERVTARYDIVGFDPRGVGASSPALSCVDPKRYYRPPRPDNVPRGERDEEVLLERARAYAEGCASRWSWLLPHMTTENAARDMDVIRQALGERTISYLGYSYGTYLGAVYATLFPERVRRMVLDSVIDPTGVWYANNLAQNTAFERRHRDFMAWVAAHHRTYRLGATAERVGAAWYRLRESLRDRPANGVIGPTELDDLFTVAGYTDAIWPKLARAFADQVRRGDATRLMKAFRRYVRNGTADAENGYAVYLAVECRDAPWPRDWAAWRADSRRLNATAPFLTWANTWYNAPCAFWPVPGRTPVKVGTTAKLPPILMLQSRRDAATPYQGALRMRRLFPTARLVTVGGGNHGVTLSGNVCADRRVESYLLTGAVPGERAATCRRAPAPVPGEATRAASVRAARAPIGTPFGL; encoded by the coding sequence GTGAAGCGGGTCATCGCGGTTGCGACGGGTGCCACGGTGCTGGCCACCGGTCTGGGCTGGACGGCGGGTGCGGAGGCGTACGGCGCCGCCGGTCGGGCGGCGGGAGCCGGCGCGGCGCCGAAGGCGCTCCGGTGGGGCGCGTGCGACAAGGTCGGGGCGGGCTCGGGCGAGCGGAAGGCCGAGTGCGCCACGGTGGAGGTGCCGCTCGACCACTCCGACCCGTCCGGCCGGCGGCTGCGGCTCGCCCTCAACCGGTTCCGGGCGACCGGCCCCCGCTCCGCCCGGCTCGGCGTGCTCCTCGTCAACCCGGGCGGCCCGGGCGCGTCCGGGCGGGAGCTCGCCGCCTACGTGGCCGCGCACCTGCCCGAGCGGGTCACCGCGCGGTACGACATCGTCGGGTTCGACCCGCGCGGGGTGGGCGCCAGCAGCCCGGCGCTGAGCTGTGTCGACCCCAAGCGGTACTACCGGCCGCCGCGCCCGGACAACGTGCCGCGCGGCGAGCGGGACGAGGAGGTGCTGCTGGAGCGGGCCCGCGCGTACGCCGAGGGCTGCGCGTCCCGCTGGTCGTGGCTGCTGCCGCACATGACCACCGAGAACGCGGCCCGGGACATGGACGTGATCCGGCAGGCCCTCGGCGAGCGCACGATCAGCTACCTGGGCTACTCGTACGGCACCTACCTCGGCGCGGTGTACGCCACGCTGTTCCCGGAACGGGTGCGGCGCATGGTGCTCGACAGCGTCATCGACCCCACCGGGGTGTGGTACGCGAACAACCTCGCGCAGAACACCGCGTTCGAGCGGCGGCACCGCGACTTCATGGCGTGGGTGGCCGCGCACCACCGGACCTACCGGCTGGGCGCCACCGCGGAGCGGGTCGGCGCCGCCTGGTACCGGCTGCGGGAGAGCCTGCGCGACCGGCCCGCGAACGGCGTGATCGGGCCCACCGAGCTCGACGACCTGTTCACCGTGGCGGGCTACACCGACGCGATCTGGCCCAAGCTCGCCCGCGCGTTCGCCGACCAGGTGCGCCGGGGCGACGCCACCCGGCTGATGAAGGCGTTCCGGCGGTACGTGCGCAACGGCACGGCCGACGCGGAGAACGGCTACGCCGTCTACCTCGCGGTCGAGTGCCGGGACGCGCCCTGGCCGCGCGACTGGGCGGCCTGGCGCGCCGACAGCCGTCGCCTCAACGCCACCGCACCGTTCCTCACCTGGGCGAACACCTGGTACAACGCGCCGTGCGCGTTCTGGCCGGTGCCGGGCCGCACCCCGGTGAAGGTGGGCACCACGGCGAAGCTGCCGCCGATCCTCATGCTCCAGTCGCGGCGGGACGCGGCCACGCCGTACCAGGGGGCGCTGCGCATGCGGCGGCTGTTCCCCACCGCCCGGCTGGTCACCGTGGGCGGCGGCAACCACGGGGTGACGCTCAGCGGCAACGTCTGCGCCGACCGCCGGGTGGAGTCCTACCTGCTCACCGGGGCGGTGCCGGGCGAGCGCGCGGCCACCTGCCGCCGGGCGCCCGCGCCGGTGCCCGGTGAGGCCACCAGGGCGGCGTCCGTGCGGGCCGCCCGCGCCCCCATCGGAACCCCTTTCGGGCTGTAG
- the ispG gene encoding flavodoxin-dependent (E)-4-hydroxy-3-methylbut-2-enyl-diphosphate synthase has protein sequence MTSVDLGIPTVRKRPLAERRKSRKIMVGSVPVGGDAPVSVQSMTTTVTADVNATLQQIAELTAAGCQIVRVAVPSQDDADALPQIAAKSPIPVIADIHFQPKYVFAAIDAGCAAVRVNPGNIKKFDDRVGEIAKAASEAGVPIRIGVNAGSLDERLLRKYGTATPEALVESALWECSLFEEHGFTDLKISVKHHDPVVMIAAYRLLAERCDYPLHLGVTEAGPPFQGTIKSAVAFGALLAEGIGDTIRVSLSAPPVEEVKVGIAILEALNLRERGLEIVSCPSCGRAQVDVFTLAERVQAGLAGLPVPLRVAVMGCVVNGPGEAREADLGVASGNGKGQIFVEGKVIKTVPESQIVETLIEEALKLAERRGITVDPDDPGANGPEVVVS, from the coding sequence ATGACTTCTGTTGATCTGGGCATTCCCACCGTGCGTAAGCGTCCGCTCGCGGAGCGGCGAAAGTCCCGGAAGATCATGGTGGGGTCGGTGCCGGTCGGCGGGGACGCGCCGGTGTCGGTGCAGTCGATGACCACGACGGTGACCGCCGACGTCAACGCCACCCTGCAGCAGATCGCCGAGCTCACCGCGGCGGGCTGCCAGATCGTGCGGGTCGCGGTCCCCTCGCAGGACGACGCCGACGCGTTGCCGCAGATCGCGGCGAAGTCGCCGATCCCGGTGATCGCCGACATCCACTTCCAGCCCAAGTACGTGTTCGCCGCGATCGACGCCGGGTGCGCCGCGGTCCGGGTGAACCCGGGCAACATCAAGAAGTTCGACGACCGGGTCGGGGAGATCGCCAAGGCCGCCTCCGAGGCCGGCGTGCCGATCCGCATCGGCGTCAACGCCGGCTCGCTCGACGAGCGCCTCCTGCGCAAGTACGGCACGGCCACCCCGGAGGCCCTCGTCGAGTCGGCGCTGTGGGAGTGCTCGCTCTTCGAGGAGCACGGCTTCACCGACCTCAAGATCTCGGTGAAGCACCACGACCCGGTGGTGATGATCGCCGCCTACCGCCTGCTCGCCGAGCGCTGCGACTACCCGCTGCACCTCGGCGTCACCGAGGCCGGCCCGCCGTTCCAGGGCACGATCAAGTCCGCGGTGGCGTTCGGCGCGCTGCTCGCCGAGGGCATCGGCGACACCATCCGGGTGTCGCTGTCCGCCCCGCCGGTGGAGGAGGTCAAGGTCGGCATCGCGATCCTCGAGGCGCTCAACCTCCGCGAGCGCGGCCTGGAGATCGTCTCCTGCCCGTCCTGCGGCCGGGCCCAGGTGGACGTGTTCACCCTCGCCGAGCGGGTGCAGGCGGGGCTGGCCGGGCTGCCGGTCCCGCTGCGTGTGGCGGTGATGGGCTGCGTGGTGAACGGTCCCGGCGAGGCGCGCGAGGCCGACCTCGGCGTCGCCTCCGGCAACGGCAAGGGCCAGATCTTCGTCGAGGGCAAGGTGATCAAGACCGTGCCCGAGTCGCAGATCGTGGAGACCCTCATCGAGGAGGCGCTCAAGCTCGCCGAGCGCCGCGGCATCACGGTCGACCCGGACGACCCCGGCGCGAACGGGCCCGAGGTGGTCGTCTCCTGA
- the dxr gene encoding 1-deoxy-D-xylulose-5-phosphate reductoisomerase, translating to MALLGSTGSIGTQALDVIARNRHRFRVVALAAGGGRPELLARQVAEFGPEVVAVADPGAVPAVREALAGRPVKILAGPEGVAEAAAWPCDVVLNGITGALGLSSTLAALREGRTLALANKESLIIGGPLVKRLARPGQLVPVDSEHSALAQCLWAAGPGRAAGEGPGTAVRRLIVTASGGPFRGRNRAELSSVTPEQALAHPTWSMGPMVTINSATLVNKGLEVIEAHLLFDIEYARISVMVHPQSVIHSMVEFTDGSTIAQASPPDMRLPIALALGWPERVPDAAPAIDWTKAHTWTFEPLDDEAFPAVALARSVGEAGGTAPAVYNAANEVCVEAFLAGRLPFPGIVDTVARVVGEHDVQPASSVEEVLAADEWARARARELTG from the coding sequence ATCGCCCTGCTCGGGTCGACGGGATCGATCGGCACCCAGGCGCTGGACGTCATCGCCCGGAACCGACATCGATTCCGCGTCGTCGCCCTCGCCGCCGGTGGCGGACGGCCCGAGCTGCTCGCCCGGCAGGTGGCCGAGTTCGGCCCCGAGGTGGTGGCGGTGGCCGACCCGGGGGCGGTGCCCGCGGTGCGCGAGGCGCTCGCCGGGCGGCCGGTGAAGATCCTGGCGGGCCCGGAGGGGGTGGCCGAGGCCGCGGCCTGGCCGTGCGACGTGGTGCTCAACGGCATCACCGGCGCGCTCGGCCTGTCCTCCACGCTCGCCGCGCTGCGCGAGGGGCGGACGCTGGCGCTCGCCAACAAGGAGTCGTTGATCATCGGTGGCCCGCTGGTCAAGCGGCTGGCACGGCCCGGGCAGCTCGTGCCGGTGGACTCCGAGCACTCGGCCCTCGCCCAGTGCCTGTGGGCGGCCGGGCCGGGGCGGGCCGCCGGGGAGGGGCCGGGTACGGCGGTCCGCCGCCTCATCGTCACCGCGAGCGGCGGGCCGTTCCGGGGCCGTAATCGGGCGGAGCTGTCCTCCGTCACGCCGGAGCAGGCGCTCGCGCACCCGACCTGGTCCATGGGGCCGATGGTCACCATCAACTCCGCAACTCTGGTCAACAAGGGCCTTGAGGTCATCGAGGCCCATCTGCTGTTCGATATCGAATACGCCCGCATCTCCGTCATGGTTCATCCCCAGTCGGTGATCCACTCGATGGTGGAGTTCACCGACGGGTCGACGATCGCCCAGGCGAGTCCTCCGGACATGCGGCTCCCGATCGCGCTCGCCCTCGGCTGGCCCGAGCGGGTGCCCGACGCCGCGCCCGCGATCGACTGGACCAAGGCGCACACCTGGACCTTCGAGCCGCTCGACGACGAGGCGTTTCCCGCCGTCGCGCTCGCCCGCTCGGTCGGCGAGGCCGGGGGCACCGCCCCGGCCGTCTACAACGCGGCGAACGAGGTCTGCGTGGAGGCGTTCCTCGCCGGTCGGCTGCCGTTCCCGGGGATCGTCGACACCGTCGCCCGGGTCGTCGGCGAGCACGACGTCCAGCCCGCCTCCTCCGTGGAGGAGGTGCTCGCCGCCGACGAGTGGGCCCGGGCGCGGGCCCGGGAGCTCACCGGATAG
- a CDS encoding trypsin-like serine peptidase has translation MHRIARRLAVLGLLPLGVAGLTLPAAHAEGGAATGATGLAAVSAATPGAGSAARTSTSPRDRGYHTWRGASTFAQQQQVRRYWNRSRLRSAEPMENILFRNRRAATRPGQDVTRPGRPGSPGTGSGSAGSGSAGSGSAGAGSGGSSGSSGAATGTPTVVPPTTGQNSLGNSVRQVAAAIWPGTGAIATTAGRVFFTINDGGRARTASCSGTAVTSANRSVVLTAGHCVKSNGQTHRNVVFVPGFQNGQRPFGTWVATNLFTTQQWNANEDINFDIAAFVVAPLNGRNLVDVVGGQGVAFNQQRGRQMYSFGYPAAQPFDGSRLIFCSGRSFDDPVQTNDLGLRCDMTGGSSGGPWMINFNEQTGAGLVNSVNSFKYNFDQRFMFGPFFGQEAQAVYNAAQNVGAQ, from the coding sequence ATGCACCGGATCGCCCGACGTCTTGCCGTACTCGGCCTGCTCCCGCTAGGTGTGGCCGGGCTGACACTGCCCGCGGCGCATGCCGAGGGAGGCGCCGCCACCGGCGCCACCGGGCTCGCCGCGGTGTCGGCCGCCACGCCCGGGGCGGGCTCCGCGGCCAGGACCTCGACCTCCCCGCGCGACCGCGGCTACCACACCTGGCGCGGGGCGAGCACGTTCGCGCAGCAGCAACAGGTGCGCAGGTACTGGAACCGGTCGCGGCTGCGCTCGGCCGAGCCGATGGAGAACATCCTGTTCCGCAACCGGCGCGCGGCGACGCGGCCGGGACAGGACGTGACGCGGCCGGGACGGCCGGGCTCGCCGGGAACGGGATCCGGCTCCGCGGGCTCGGGTTCGGCCGGTTCCGGCTCGGCGGGGGCGGGCTCCGGGGGCTCGTCGGGGTCGTCGGGGGCGGCGACCGGCACCCCCACGGTCGTCCCGCCGACCACCGGGCAGAACTCGCTCGGCAACTCGGTCCGCCAGGTCGCCGCGGCGATCTGGCCGGGCACCGGCGCGATCGCCACCACCGCCGGGCGGGTGTTCTTCACCATCAACGACGGCGGCCGCGCCCGGACGGCCTCCTGCTCGGGCACCGCGGTCACCAGCGCGAACCGCAGCGTCGTGCTCACCGCCGGGCACTGCGTGAAGTCGAACGGGCAGACCCACCGGAACGTGGTGTTCGTGCCGGGCTTCCAGAACGGCCAGCGGCCGTTCGGCACCTGGGTGGCGACGAACCTGTTCACCACCCAGCAGTGGAACGCCAACGAGGACATCAACTTCGACATCGCCGCCTTCGTGGTCGCCCCGCTCAACGGGCGCAACCTCGTCGACGTGGTCGGCGGCCAGGGCGTCGCGTTCAACCAGCAGCGCGGGCGGCAGATGTACTCGTTCGGCTACCCGGCCGCGCAGCCGTTCGACGGCAGCAGGCTGATCTTCTGCTCGGGCCGCTCGTTCGACGACCCGGTGCAGACGAACGACCTGGGGCTGCGCTGCGACATGACCGGCGGGTCGAGCGGCGGCCCGTGGATGATCAACTTCAACGAGCAGACCGGCGCCGGCCTCGTCAACTCGGTGAACAGCTTCAAGTACAACTTCGACCAGAGGTTCATGTTCGGCCCGTTCTTCGGCCAGGAGGCGCAGGCGGTCTACAACGCCGCCCAGAACGTGGGAGCCCAGTGA
- a CDS encoding trypsin-like serine peptidase — protein sequence MVQHAAEADGAAQRRVLAYWTPGRMAAAEPVEPSGGFGNLLPPERRRQATASGVGLAHATAGARWTMASGRRPAAPGTIAATTGRVFLTMNGRDFVCSAVSIRAANRDLVLTAGHCVKDGTGDWARNWTFVPGYDSGRRPYGTYTARRAFVTTGWSRHGDDDEDVAMVAVNPHGGRHLADVVGAQPIGFNPPRGRQTYAFGFPAYPPYNGEHLMYCAGPLHADPNRQTRGQGLRCDLTAGASGGPWLSGFDPVTGHGTVTSVSSFKYSNDRHTMYGPYFGDAIRRLHAVAERS from the coding sequence GTGGTGCAGCACGCGGCCGAGGCGGACGGGGCCGCGCAGCGGCGCGTCCTCGCCTACTGGACGCCAGGCCGGATGGCCGCCGCCGAGCCGGTGGAACCGTCCGGGGGGTTCGGTAACCTGCTGCCGCCGGAGCGGCGGCGGCAGGCCACCGCCTCCGGAGTCGGCCTCGCCCACGCCACCGCGGGCGCCCGGTGGACCATGGCGTCCGGCCGCCGCCCGGCCGCGCCCGGCACGATCGCCGCCACCACCGGCCGGGTGTTCCTCACCATGAACGGCCGCGACTTCGTCTGCTCCGCGGTCTCCATCCGCGCCGCCAACCGGGACCTCGTGCTCACCGCGGGCCACTGCGTCAAGGACGGCACCGGCGACTGGGCGCGCAACTGGACGTTCGTGCCCGGCTACGACTCCGGCCGCCGGCCGTACGGGACGTACACCGCCCGGCGGGCGTTCGTCACCACCGGGTGGTCCCGGCACGGCGACGACGACGAGGACGTGGCGATGGTCGCGGTCAACCCCCACGGCGGGCGGCACCTCGCCGACGTGGTCGGGGCCCAGCCGATCGGGTTCAACCCGCCGCGCGGCCGGCAGACCTACGCGTTCGGCTTCCCCGCCTATCCGCCGTACAACGGCGAGCACCTGATGTACTGCGCCGGCCCGCTGCACGCCGACCCGAACCGGCAGACCCGCGGCCAGGGGCTGCGCTGCGACCTCACCGCCGGGGCGAGCGGCGGGCCGTGGCTGTCCGGCTTCGACCCGGTCACCGGCCACGGCACGGTCACCTCGGTGAGCAGCTTCAAGTACAGCAACGACCGGCACACCATGTACGGCCCGTACTTCGGCGACGCGATCCGGCGGCTGCACGCGGTGGCCGAGCGGTCCTGA
- a CDS encoding aldehyde dehydrogenase family protein, translating to MDVRPFWLAGQAATGEDEIIVTSPYDDRVVGAAAVPTPEQVERAVAAADAVRRTAAALPVHTRAEALAHVSRRLAERAAEVAELISAENGKPLMWARAEVARAVSTFRFAAEETRRLGGEMMRLDTEPAGEGRLALVTRHPYGPVLGITPFNFPLNLVAHKVAPAIAVGAPVIIKPAPATPLSALLLGELLAETGLPEGMFSILPLPNERAAALVEDPRLPVVSFTGSAPVGFMIAERVPRKHVTLELGGNAAAVVLADADLEWAATRIALYANYQAGQSCIAVQRVLVQDEVYDEFADRLVAKVKALVTGDPADERTQVGPMVSEQAARRVEQWVREAVEAGGRLLAGGGRTGALVEPTVLADVPDDARVCREEVFGPVLVLRRVASVDEAFAVVNDSAYGLQAGVFTTSLATAFRAAKELEVGGVIIGDVPSYRADQMPYGGVKDSGMGREGLRSAMEDYTYPRTTVLTGLTL from the coding sequence ATGGACGTCCGCCCCTTCTGGCTCGCCGGTCAGGCCGCTACCGGCGAGGACGAGATCATCGTGACCAGCCCCTACGACGACCGGGTGGTGGGCGCGGCCGCCGTGCCCACGCCCGAGCAGGTCGAGCGGGCCGTCGCCGCCGCCGACGCGGTCCGCCGTACCGCCGCCGCGCTCCCCGTGCACACCCGGGCCGAGGCGCTCGCGCACGTCTCCCGGCGGCTCGCCGAACGCGCCGCCGAGGTCGCCGAGCTGATCAGCGCGGAGAACGGCAAGCCGCTCATGTGGGCGCGGGCCGAGGTGGCCCGGGCGGTCTCGACGTTCCGGTTCGCCGCCGAGGAGACCCGCCGCCTCGGGGGCGAGATGATGCGGCTCGACACCGAGCCCGCCGGCGAGGGCCGCCTGGCGCTGGTGACGCGGCACCCGTACGGGCCGGTGCTCGGCATCACCCCGTTCAACTTCCCGCTCAACCTGGTGGCGCACAAGGTCGCCCCGGCGATCGCGGTCGGCGCCCCGGTGATCATCAAGCCCGCGCCGGCCACCCCGCTGTCCGCGCTGCTGCTCGGCGAGCTCCTCGCCGAGACCGGCCTGCCCGAGGGCATGTTCTCGATCCTCCCGCTGCCCAACGAGCGGGCCGCCGCGCTGGTGGAGGACCCCCGGCTGCCGGTGGTCTCGTTCACCGGCTCGGCCCCGGTCGGGTTCATGATCGCCGAGCGGGTGCCGCGCAAGCACGTCACGCTCGAGCTGGGCGGCAACGCGGCCGCGGTGGTGCTCGCCGACGCCGACCTGGAGTGGGCCGCCACCCGGATCGCGCTCTACGCCAACTACCAGGCCGGGCAGAGCTGCATCGCGGTGCAGCGGGTGCTGGTGCAGGACGAGGTGTACGACGAGTTCGCCGACCGGCTCGTGGCCAAGGTGAAGGCCCTGGTCACCGGCGACCCGGCCGACGAGCGCACCCAGGTCGGGCCGATGGTGAGCGAGCAGGCCGCCCGGCGCGTGGAGCAGTGGGTGCGGGAGGCGGTCGAGGCCGGCGGGCGGCTGCTGGCCGGCGGCGGCCGTACCGGCGCGCTGGTCGAGCCGACGGTGCTCGCCGACGTGCCGGACGACGCCAGGGTGTGCCGCGAGGAGGTGTTCGGCCCGGTGCTCGTGCTGCGCCGCGTCGCCTCGGTGGACGAGGCGTTCGCCGTGGTGAACGACTCCGCGTACGGCCTGCAGGCGGGGGTGTTCACCACCAGCCTCGCCACCGCGTTCCGCGCGGCCAAGGAGCTCGAGGTCGGCGGGGTGATCATCGGCGACGTGCCGAGCTACCGCGCCGACCAGATGCCGTACGGCGGGGTCAAGGACTCCGGCATGGGCCGCGAGGGCCTGCGCTCGGCGATGGAGGACTACACCTACCCGCGCACCACGGTGCTCACCGGCCTGACCCTGTGA
- a CDS encoding TetR/AcrR family transcriptional regulator, which translates to MGSPAPLGLQGATAPGQRSAHEELRQRVLDVACRLLMNSGPESLTVRRIAAEADCPTTVIYTMFGSKEGLAEALYLEGFERVRRRLEAVPPHPDPLEYLRALGPAYREACFAEPAYYSLMFEKAIPGFEPSERARTLARAALNILDRVVADCISAGYLVPTQPRKIADALWAAAQGAISLERAGYFRDGSNYELVTTATVLHFLVKRNKRNR; encoded by the coding sequence ATGGGTTCGCCGGCGCCGCTCGGGCTGCAGGGCGCCACTGCGCCGGGTCAGCGCTCCGCGCACGAGGAGCTGCGGCAACGCGTGCTCGACGTGGCCTGCCGCCTGCTGATGAACTCAGGGCCGGAGAGCCTCACGGTACGGCGGATCGCCGCCGAGGCCGACTGCCCCACCACCGTCATCTACACGATGTTCGGCAGCAAGGAGGGCCTCGCCGAGGCCCTCTACCTCGAGGGTTTCGAGCGGGTCCGGCGCCGATTAGAGGCGGTGCCGCCGCATCCCGACCCCCTCGAGTACCTGCGTGCCCTGGGCCCCGCCTACCGGGAGGCGTGTTTCGCCGAGCCCGCCTACTACAGCCTGATGTTCGAGAAGGCGATCCCCGGCTTCGAGCCGAGCGAGCGGGCGCGCACCCTCGCCCGCGCCGCGCTCAACATCCTCGACCGGGTGGTCGCCGACTGCATCTCCGCGGGCTATCTCGTCCCCACCCAGCCGCGGAAGATCGCCGACGCGCTGTGGGCCGCGGCGCAGGGCGCGATCAGCCTGGAGCGGGCCGGGTACTTCCGCGACGGCAGCAACTACGAGCTGGTCACCACCGCCACGGTGCTGCACTTTCTGGTCAAGCGCAACAAGCGCAACCGGTGA
- a CDS encoding PucR family transcriptional regulator: MAPTLRRVVAMAPLRLRVLAAAGELDRPVRWVAVSELEDPTPYLEGGELVLTTGMRLGAYDAGPYISRLVARGAAGLGFGVGLSHEEVPEEYVRAAEARGLPLIEVHRDTPFIAVGKAVSELLAAEQYEELNRAFAAQGRLTRAALQPEGMHAVVDRLAKEVDGWVLLLDEGGGVLHSAGAGARRRARGLLPELERLRATGAPAGLSSATPDEHLIVQRLGDHRRLRGFLAVGRARPFSPVAHTVVNAAGSLLTLALEQSRARFAAEARVRTAALRLLLAGDRAAAEEVLGEGLPTGPVVVFACRSDDAEGLGDALPGFTAPWRGMVVALVPEAQAQRAAAIAAERGRAGSSDPVALDALAAGLRQAERALERAHTTGKALVRFRDLAGQGLLALLDPEAAAGYAEALLAPLREHGSRADLIESLRAYLAANGHWDAAAQRLGVHRHTLRYRIRKAAELLGRDLDDPATRAELWVALNVGTA; this comes from the coding sequence ATGGCTCCGACCCTGCGCAGGGTGGTGGCGATGGCGCCGTTGCGCCTTCGCGTGCTGGCCGCGGCCGGCGAGCTCGACCGGCCGGTGCGCTGGGTCGCGGTGAGCGAGCTGGAGGACCCCACCCCCTACCTCGAGGGCGGCGAGCTCGTGCTCACCACCGGCATGCGGCTCGGCGCCTACGACGCCGGGCCGTACATCTCCCGGCTCGTCGCCCGGGGCGCGGCGGGCCTCGGCTTCGGCGTCGGGCTCAGCCACGAGGAGGTGCCGGAGGAGTACGTGCGGGCGGCCGAGGCGCGCGGGTTGCCGCTCATCGAGGTGCACCGGGACACGCCGTTCATCGCCGTCGGCAAGGCGGTGAGCGAGCTGCTCGCGGCCGAGCAGTACGAGGAGCTGAACCGCGCCTTCGCCGCGCAGGGGCGGCTCACCCGGGCCGCGCTGCAGCCCGAGGGCATGCACGCGGTCGTCGACCGGCTCGCCAAGGAGGTCGACGGCTGGGTGCTGCTGCTCGACGAGGGCGGCGGCGTGCTGCACTCGGCCGGGGCGGGCGCCCGGCGCAGGGCCCGCGGGCTGCTGCCCGAGCTGGAGCGGCTGCGCGCCACCGGCGCCCCCGCCGGCCTGTCCTCGGCCACCCCGGACGAGCACCTCATCGTGCAGCGGCTCGGCGACCACCGGCGGCTGCGCGGCTTCCTCGCCGTGGGCCGCGCCCGGCCGTTCTCCCCGGTCGCGCACACCGTGGTCAACGCGGCCGGATCGCTGCTCACCCTCGCGCTCGAGCAGAGCCGGGCCCGGTTCGCGGCCGAGGCGCGGGTGCGCACGGCGGCACTGCGGCTGCTGCTCGCCGGGGACCGGGCGGCGGCCGAGGAGGTGCTCGGCGAAGGGCTCCCCACCGGCCCCGTGGTGGTGTTCGCCTGCCGCTCCGACGACGCCGAAGGGCTCGGCGACGCGCTGCCCGGGTTCACCGCGCCGTGGCGGGGCATGGTGGTCGCCCTCGTGCCCGAGGCGCAGGCGCAGCGCGCCGCGGCGATCGCCGCCGAGCGGGGCCGGGCCGGGTCGAGCGACCCGGTCGCCCTCGACGCGCTCGCGGCCGGGCTCCGGCAGGCCGAGCGCGCCCTGGAGCGCGCGCACACCACCGGCAAGGCACTCGTCCGCTTCCGCGACCTCGCCGGTCAGGGGCTGCTCGCGCTGCTCGACCCGGAGGCGGCGGCCGGGTACGCCGAGGCGCTGCTCGCCCCGCTGCGCGAGCACGGCTCCCGGGCCGACCTGATCGAGTCGCTGCGCGCCTACCTCGCCGCCAACGGCCACTGGGACGCCGCCGCCCAGCGGCTCGGCGTGCACCGGCACACGCTGCGCTACCGCATCCGCAAGGCGGCCGAGCTGCTCGGCCGCGACCTCGACGACCCCGCCACCCGGGCCGAGCTGTGGGTCGCGCTCAACGTGGGCACGGCCTGA